A window of the Lolium perenne isolate Kyuss_39 chromosome 7, Kyuss_2.0, whole genome shotgun sequence genome harbors these coding sequences:
- the LOC127311367 gene encoding homeobox-leucine zipper protein HOX2 has product MLTTRSSPSPPPPPPSTIIHSRPELSDRIGDMMPRTTGLGLELGLGLGLASQGSLTSSTTTASSSPASHWSAALSSVVGAATGRDSYHRAQQEYTGNHQQLQMQQEPGRTSTSPESGVSGTKRALERTGSGVSRGAAASDEDDDGGDGAGGRKKLRLSKDQAAVLEECFKTHSTLNPKQKTALANRLGLRPRQVEVWFQNRRARTKLKQTEVDCEYMKRWCEQLAEQNKRLEKEVAELRALKAAPSPAQHQASPAATLTMCPSCRRVASTTAGQATPQQHPNSHHQQQCHPKQSNPQAAAGNVLPSHCQFFPSTASSAADRSTRQGTWNGAAQPLVTRELF; this is encoded by the exons ATGCTCACTACcagatcatcaccatcaccaccaccaccaccaccgagcaCCATCATCCACTCACGACCAGAGCTCTCAGATCGGATCGGAGACATGATGCCGCGCACCACCGGACTCGGTCTCGAGCTCGGCCTCGGCCTCGGGCTCGCCTCCCAGGGCAGCctcacctcctccaccaccaccgcctcctcctccccggcctcgCACTGGAGCGCCGCGCTCAGCTCCGTCGTCGGCGCCGCCACCGGGAGGGACTCGTACCACCGCGCGCAGCAGGAGTACACTGGTAACCACCAGCAGCTGCAGATGCAGCAGGAGCCCGGGCGGACGTCCACGTCGCCCGAGAGCGGCGTCAGCGGCACCAAGCGGGCGCTCGAGCGCACCGGCTCCGGCGTCTCCCGCGGCGCCGCCgccagcgacgaggacgacgacggcgGGGACGGCGCCGGCGGACGCAAGAAGCTGCGCCTATCAAAGGACCAGGCCGCCGTCCTCGAGGAGTGCTTCAAGACGCACAGCACGCTCAACCCC AAGCAAAAGACGGCGCTGGCCAACCGGCTGGGCCTGCGGCCGCGGCAGGTGGAGGTGTGGTTCCAGAACCGCCGCGCGCGCACCAAGCTCAAGCAGACGGAGGTGGACTGCGAGTACATGAAGCGCTGGTGCGAGCAGCTCGCCGAGCAGAACAAGCGCCTCGAGAAGGAGGTGGCCGAGCTCAGGGCGCTCAAGGCCGCGCCATCGCCGGCGCAGCACCAGGCATCACCCGCCGCAACACTCACCATGTGCCCGTCCTGCCGCCGCGTCGCCTCCACCACGGCGGGACAGGCCACGCCGCAGCAACATCCTAACAGCCACCACCAGCAGCAATGCCACCCCAAGCAATCTAACCCACAGGCCGCCGCCGGCAACGTCCTGCCCAGCCACTGCCAGTTCTTCCCGTCCACCGCATCCTCCGCCGCCGACCGGTCGACCAGGCAGGGCACGTGGAACGGCGCCGCGCAGCCGCTCGTCACCAGGGAACTCTTCTGA
- the LOC127311366 gene encoding daphnetin O-methyltransferase 1, which yields MSTQTIEVPTDAELLQAQADLWRHSLYYLSSMGLRCAVELEIPTTIHHLGGVTSLPDLMSALSLPPGKMSFLARLMRVLVTSGVFAADIGSESGVELYRLTPLSRVLVHGVVADEHHSQKYFVLGVTSPHYTEAAFGLANWFKKDHEPPVPSSFEDIFGVPLCDEKTPLLDKELDKVVNLGLAAHDNLGIATILRECHDIFKGLESLTDCGGGDGTTARAIIKAYPHIKCTVLDLPKVVDKAPADGVINYVPGDLFHLVPSSQAVMLKLVLHIWNDEDCVKILAQCKKAIPSREEGGKVIIIEIVVEPSLGPIMFEAQLFMDMLMMVNSKGGQRGENDWRKLFMKAGFTDYKIVKKLGARSIIEVYP from the exons ATGTCGACCCAGACCATAGAGGTTCCTACAGACGCTGAGTTGCTGCAGGCACAGGCTGACCTGTGGCGGCACAGCCTCTACTACCTCTCCTCCATGGGGCTTCGATGCGCCGTCGAGCTTGAGATCCCGACTACCATCCACCACCTCGGCGGGGTCACCTCGCTGCCCGACCTGATGTCCGCGCTGTCCCTTCCCCCGGGTAAGATGTCGTTCCTCGCCCGTCTCATGCGTGTGCTCGTCACGTCAGGCGTCTTCGCAGCCGACATCGGCTCCGAGTCCGGCGTGGAGCTCTACCGCCTCACCCCGTTGTCCCGCGTCCTGGTGCATGGTGTCGTTGCGGATGAGCACCACAGCCAGAAGTATTTCGTGCTCGGTGTGACCTCTCCACATTACACGGAGGCGGCATTCGGGCTCGCCAATTGGTTCAAGAAGGACCATGAGCCGCCAGTACCGTCGTCCTTCGAGGACATCTTTGGTGTGCCACTTTGTGATGAGAAAACACCGCTCCTCGACAAAGAACTTGACAAGGTTGTTAATCTGGGCTTGGCTGCTCACGACAACCTAGGGATAGCCACCATTCTGCGGGAGTGCCATGACATTTTCAAGGGGCTAGAGTCTCTTACCGACTGTGGTGGTGGCGATGGCACCACGGCGAGAGCTATCATCAAGGCTTACCCACACATTAAGTGCACTGTGTTGGACCTTCCGAAGGTAGTTGACAAAGCCCCAGCAGATGGTGTCATCAACTATGTCCCGGGTGACTTGTTCCACTTAGTCCCATCATCACAAGCTGTAATGCTGAAG CTTGTGCTACACATCTGGAACGATGAGGATTGTGTGAAAATCCTAGCTCAGTGCAAGAAGGCAATTCCTTCACGTGAGGAGGGAGGGAAGGTCATAATCATAGAAATTGTGGTTGAACCCTCCTTAGGGCCAATCATGTTTGAAGCCCAACTGTTCATGGATATGCTCATGATGGTGAACTCAAAAGGAGGCCAACGAGGTGAAAACGATTGGCGCAAGCTATTCATGAAAGCAGGCTTCACGGACTACAAAATTGTGAAGAAACTGGGAGCTCGGAGCATCATTGAAGTTTACCCGTAA